A window of Streptomyces sp. NBC_01224 genomic DNA:
CCGTGGGGCCGTCCGTGCTCAACGGGCTCCAGGCCAACACCGCGCACCGCGCGCTCTCCGGCTTCCTGATCTTCTTCCTGGCGTTCCTGCTGCGCGAGCACCCGCTCGCCGGGCAGAGCGCCGCCGTCTCGCTCGGCATCGTCGGTGTGGCGGCCGGTGTCGGCAACGCGCTCGGTACGGCGGTCGGCTCCTGGCTCCGGGCCCGCGGCCCCGAAGTGATCGTCGCCTCGGTGCTGGCCCTGGCCCTGGGCGTCGCCGTGCTCGCCGCGCTCTTCTTCAGCACCGTCATGGTCGCCGCGCTCAGCGCGACGGCGGGCTTCACCCAGGCCCTGTCGAAGCTCTCGCTGGACGCGATGATCCAGCGCGACGTGCCCGAGGAGGTACGGACATCCGCGTTCGCCCGGTCCGAGACCGTGCTCCAGATGGCGTGGGTGATCGGCGGCGGCATCGGCATCGCCCTCCCCCTCAACGGCGTACTGGGCATGTCGGTCGCCGCGGGCATCCTCACCCTGGGCGCCGCCACGTCCGTACGGGGGCTGCTGAGCGCCGCGCGACGCGGCTCGCCGCACCCCCGCGTGGCGTGAGCCGGAGCGACCGATAGCCTTCGGCCCATGACCGTTGCGTTCTTCTCCGGTAAGGGCCGTCGAATCGGCGTCGCTCTTGGTGCCGTGTCCGCGGGACTCCTTGTCCTCTCCGCCTGCGACAAGCCGACGCCGCTCGCGACCGTAACGGTCGGCGGCGACACGGTGAGCACCGAGGCGTCCTGCTACAACGACGGCAAGGCCCTCAAGGAGTCCGAAATCCAGAGCTGCCTCAACAAGAAGGCGGAGAAGTCCGTCGAGGTCGCGATGGACGACAAGGTC
This region includes:
- a CDS encoding DUF2771 domain-containing protein, giving the protein MTVAFFSGKGRRIGVALGAVSAGLLVLSACDKPTPLATVTVGGDTVSTEASCYNDGKALKESEIQSCLNKKAEKSVEVAMDDKVRFGVDPEIADNGWTLFINGQQAEQEPYKKTYRSIPGSAFFSSQTGETTSNKTQISIVETKGKKLTGIWHFELKKTS